One part of the Populus alba chromosome 18, ASM523922v2, whole genome shotgun sequence genome encodes these proteins:
- the LOC118046020 gene encoding uncharacterized protein has translation MASKLTQLQSKACQASKFVSKHGSAYYKQLLEQNKQYIQDPPSVEKCNLLSKQLFYTRLASIPVRSEAFWKELDYVKHLWKHRQELKVEDAGIAALFGLECFAWFCAGEIVGRGFTFTGYYV, from the exons ATGGCATCAAAGCTAACTCAATTGCAATCCAAGGCTTGTCAAGCCTCAAAGTTCGTGTCTAAACACGGTAGTGCTTATTACAAGCAGTTGTTAGAACAGAACAAGCAATATATCCAGGACCCACCTTCTGTTGAGAAATGCAATCTTTTGTCCAAGCAATTGTTTTACACTCGCCTTGCCAG TATTCCTGTGCGTTCTGAAGCATTTTGGAAGGAGCTTGATTATGTCAAACACCTTTGGAAGCACAGGCAGGAGTTGAAGGTTGAGGATGCTGGCATTGCTGCTCTGTTTGGGCTGGAGTGTTTTGCTTGGTTCTGTGCTGGTGAGATAGTTGGTCGAGGGTTTACATTCACTGGCTACTATGTCTAA